From one Ignavibacteria bacterium genomic stretch:
- a CDS encoding OmpA family protein, producing MKLLCIVLCFGVITSQAQPWVEVSPNDVLLTQIGFSVHGGIVSQGSDFTLPFAPTCCTAYGSSLTGTLGISASLRQELSKAIRLQARVTYLPMNGTFDSDESILVSGNVDGVTRHTLETSLTFLGAELLADVKVAKPVRVLLGASIGSMVGGEFDQRETLIMPGLGTFENGMRVRNETRDAALQSMISPAVMLTGGLAFDIPMSANHDVVLSPEILLNMGITDVVESVSWRANIARVGASVSFALNAPEPPLPIKRRTQEFIDTVVITTAPDQPLRTIAGAETMVTDTAVTNEEVIFTSKLYRTDTIVQPQKPELVAAIHARGRDAGGTEHNTFTIRLSTQFVSEALPLLPVVFFESQAVTLSSRYHQVQNSASFSVDHIPPTTTAVHREVLNIIGSRLNSNPTATITLRGTADPTTEAGNCSLARDRAQAVRDYLVQVWKVDPNRIHIAETSGNCAPARATREQSEYGYSENRRVEIETSDLTVIEPVAKRKFSETRTVDPPLLVLDPSGSSTRYVTGWTIRGMAGADPLFTIDSAGSSLQIVHALTPGSVEKLSDSTPLMLEYTIRGIQNSRAAATVVLPVQRDTLEDELQRLTLTLFDVSSDELTNTALQQIRTFVKGIPSGSKVVVRGFTDLLGNADFNRQLAQRRAGAVCSEIQRIMKTRIILECTEISTDKRPPGIESNQTPEERFLSRTVQIEVTKKR from the coding sequence ATGAAGTTGCTTTGTATTGTACTGTGTTTTGGCGTAATCACATCGCAGGCGCAGCCCTGGGTAGAAGTATCGCCCAACGATGTGCTGTTAACCCAGATTGGCTTTTCTGTCCACGGCGGCATTGTGTCGCAAGGGAGTGACTTCACGTTACCGTTTGCCCCCACCTGCTGTACGGCATACGGCTCGTCTCTCACCGGTACGCTTGGGATTTCGGCATCGCTGCGTCAGGAGTTAAGCAAGGCCATCCGGCTTCAGGCCCGTGTAACCTATCTTCCAATGAACGGCACATTTGATTCAGACGAGTCGATTCTTGTGAGCGGTAATGTTGATGGTGTAACTCGCCACACGCTGGAAACAAGTCTCACCTTTCTTGGTGCCGAGTTGCTGGCAGATGTAAAGGTTGCCAAGCCTGTTCGGGTGTTGCTTGGCGCAAGCATTGGAAGCATGGTGGGAGGGGAGTTCGACCAGAGGGAAACCCTGATCATGCCGGGACTGGGAACATTTGAAAATGGGATGCGGGTGCGGAACGAGACCCGAGATGCGGCACTACAGTCCATGATAAGTCCTGCAGTGATGCTTACAGGGGGCTTGGCATTCGATATCCCAATGTCAGCAAATCACGATGTGGTTTTATCACCCGAGATACTTTTGAATATGGGGATTACCGACGTTGTGGAGTCGGTATCATGGCGTGCCAACATCGCGCGGGTGGGAGCCTCGGTTTCGTTTGCGTTAAATGCGCCCGAACCACCACTGCCAATCAAGAGGCGTACCCAGGAATTTATTGATACAGTTGTGATTACCACAGCACCCGACCAGCCGCTGCGCACAATAGCCGGAGCGGAAACCATGGTAACGGATACAGCTGTAACCAACGAAGAAGTCATTTTTACAAGCAAGTTGTACCGAACTGACACCATCGTTCAACCGCAGAAACCCGAGCTTGTAGCTGCAATTCATGCACGTGGCAGGGATGCCGGTGGAACTGAACACAACACCTTTACCATCAGGCTGAGTACGCAGTTTGTTTCGGAAGCATTGCCCCTGCTCCCCGTTGTTTTCTTTGAATCACAGGCAGTAACACTTTCTTCGCGGTACCACCAGGTTCAGAATTCAGCATCATTCTCGGTAGATCACATTCCACCCACAACGACGGCGGTACACCGCGAAGTTCTGAATATCATTGGTTCACGATTGAACAGTAATCCCACCGCAACAATAACGCTACGGGGAACAGCCGATCCCACAACCGAGGCAGGGAACTGTTCACTGGCACGTGACCGTGCACAGGCGGTGCGTGACTACCTGGTGCAGGTCTGGAAGGTTGATCCGAATCGGATTCATATTGCCGAGACGTCGGGTAACTGCGCTCCGGCACGTGCAACCCGCGAGCAAAGTGAATATGGGTACAGCGAGAACAGACGGGTGGAAATCGAAACATCAGACTTAACGGTTATTGAACCTGTTGCAAAACGGAAGTTCAGTGAAACGCGAACTGTTGACCCGCCACTACTGGTTCTGGACCCATCCGGTTCGAGTACACGCTATGTTACGGGATGGACAATTCGGGGTATGGCGGGCGCAGATCCTCTGTTCACGATTGACTCAGCCGGAAGCTCCCTTCAAATTGTGCATGCACTAACACCCGGTTCGGTTGAGAAATTGTCGGACTCAACTCCGCTGATGCTCGAATACACCATCCGTGGAATACAAAACAGTAGGGCAGCAGCAACTGTAGTGCTGCCCGTGCAGCGCGACACCTTAGAAGATGAACTGCAGCGCCTGACATTAACTTTATTTGATGTTTCGAGTGACGAGCTTACCAATACTGCACTGCAACAGATCCGAACCTTTGTAAAGGGCATACCATCAGGCTCGAAGGTTGTTGTTCGTGGTTTCACTGATCTGCTGGGAAATGCAGACTTCAACCGTCAGCTGGCACAGAGGCGTGCCGGCGCTGTATGTAGTGAAATTCAGAGAATAATGAAAACCAGGATAATTCTGGAGTGCACCGAGATTTCAACTGATAAACGACCTCCGGGAATTGAGTCAAACCAGACGCCTGAGGAGCGTTTTCTTAGTCGGACTGTTCAGATTGAGGTAACGAAGAAGCGGTAG
- a CDS encoding WD40 repeat domain-containing protein, whose amino-acid sequence MRKTIAQAIILFIIGIGCVFTVPVVAQSGSLQLTSPAGGEIYYTNRDTLITIRWAGVADTLPVRLEYNTGSLQWYLITDSVRGLSYTWNVSDLPPASTYRIRVTEVAPISPADVVIYTGHTGIVKGGAWGPGSDRIVTVANEPHIWDPGVGGSVPLVSLPGTVTPYTDVAWSADSVRIIASTNDAGVISFRTADNSVEATLRHPQPVTKIQLHSNSSRCLTMSADNRIRLFDLPSAAPVRTIPSTTNILDACFDTDGSRVLVCADDARIHPMPGGGAPVVFSGHQLGVLQGEFSNDEKNVATVGGDATVRVWNAFSGTELWQGSDPKEGVRSVAYSPDGTMLAVGMSDSSVTVWDADSGNLLHQFYGIRGSVLHVEWSASGDMIAACGTDNAAHIFWMDGVHPPMRMQHRAAVTSVHWSPNDEQVLTTSVDGSAVVWRVRNKILQGDTCSNFSIAHPPRTVAKLHATGGTAEIGANISVQLQLTAGDFLTLTDIDSLQPRLTYNHTLLHLLSTSIPVALTSQTGNRTMLTLEPVPTPKQPGTFGELLFRATLGTDSITSIRWDDVKQIGDGPEINIETTSDSVYVTGICRAGGLPRLFNPVGLPLSVHLSGSAGNPILTVTVGERGPVTIKIFTVSGNLVWEDFRVLTAHDGATFSCELPEHCKGRILGVVITTATGLLSEIVGAVQ is encoded by the coding sequence TTGAGGAAAACTATTGCGCAAGCAATAATACTATTTATTATTGGGATCGGGTGTGTGTTCACCGTACCCGTTGTTGCACAAAGCGGCAGCCTTCAGCTAACATCTCCGGCAGGCGGTGAGATTTATTATACAAACCGTGATACACTGATAACAATACGGTGGGCAGGTGTTGCCGACACACTGCCGGTGAGACTTGAGTACAATACAGGTAGTCTGCAGTGGTATCTGATTACTGATTCCGTAAGGGGGCTTTCTTACACGTGGAATGTGTCAGACCTTCCGCCTGCGTCCACCTATCGCATACGGGTAACGGAGGTGGCGCCGATAAGCCCCGCCGATGTGGTCATCTATACCGGACATACCGGGATTGTAAAGGGTGGAGCGTGGGGACCAGGCTCTGACCGCATTGTGACGGTTGCCAACGAGCCTCACATCTGGGACCCCGGAGTGGGCGGTTCGGTGCCGCTGGTGTCGCTTCCGGGTACAGTTACTCCCTATACCGATGTAGCCTGGAGTGCTGACTCGGTTAGGATTATTGCTTCAACAAACGATGCCGGTGTAATAAGCTTTCGTACTGCCGATAACTCGGTGGAGGCCACGCTGCGTCACCCGCAGCCGGTTACAAAAATCCAGCTGCATTCAAACAGTTCACGATGTTTAACAATGTCGGCTGATAACAGGATTCGGCTCTTCGACCTCCCGTCAGCAGCACCTGTACGTACCATACCGTCAACAACCAACATTCTGGATGCATGTTTTGATACCGACGGCAGCAGAGTTCTGGTATGCGCCGATGATGCGCGGATTCATCCAATGCCAGGCGGCGGTGCGCCGGTAGTGTTTTCAGGACACCAACTGGGCGTTCTTCAGGGTGAGTTCTCTAACGATGAGAAGAACGTTGCCACTGTTGGCGGGGATGCCACTGTCCGCGTATGGAATGCCTTTTCAGGCACAGAGCTGTGGCAGGGCTCCGATCCCAAGGAAGGCGTCCGCTCTGTTGCGTACTCCCCCGATGGAACCATGCTGGCCGTAGGAATGAGTGACAGTTCGGTAACGGTCTGGGATGCCGACTCTGGAAATCTGCTGCATCAGTTTTACGGAATTCGCGGTTCGGTACTGCACGTTGAATGGTCTGCTTCGGGTGATATGATTGCTGCCTGCGGTACCGATAACGCGGCCCATATTTTCTGGATGGACGGGGTTCACCCGCCAATGCGTATGCAGCACAGGGCGGCGGTTACCTCGGTGCACTGGAGTCCGAATGACGAACAGGTTCTTACAACGTCGGTTGACGGAAGTGCTGTTGTTTGGCGAGTCCGGAATAAAATCCTGCAGGGTGATACATGCAGCAATTTCTCGATTGCACATCCTCCGCGTACGGTAGCAAAACTTCATGCAACCGGAGGCACTGCAGAAATCGGAGCCAACATTTCGGTTCAGCTTCAGCTAACAGCTGGGGATTTTTTAACCCTGACGGATATCGACAGTCTGCAGCCACGCCTGACGTATAATCACACACTTCTCCATCTTCTTTCAACTTCGATACCGGTGGCACTAACCTCGCAGACCGGTAACCGGACGATGCTTACACTGGAGCCGGTTCCGACACCGAAGCAGCCCGGCACGTTTGGTGAACTTCTGTTCCGGGCTACGCTTGGTACTGACAGTATTACATCCATCCGCTGGGACGATGTTAAACAAATTGGGGATGGTCCGGAAATCAATATCGAAACCACGTCTGACTCGGTGTACGTAACCGGGATTTGTCGTGCGGGTGGCCTGCCGCGCTTGTTCAACCCGGTTGGCCTTCCACTTTCGGTACACCTGTCCGGTTCCGCCGGCAATCCGATACTTACGGTTACTGTTGGCGAACGGGGTCCGGTAACGATAAAGATATTTACAGTGAGCGGCAACCTTGTATGGGAAGATTTCCGGGTGCTCACGGCGCATGACGGTGCCACGTTTAGCTGTGAGCTCCCTGAGCACTGTAAAGGCCGGATACTTGGTGTTGTTATCACCACGGCAACGGGATTGCTCAGTGAAATTGTGGGGGCTGTTCAATGA
- the dnaB gene encoding replicative DNA helicase, which produces MGTTPTPEQPQRLRVLPLEPSGGRVPPHSTEAEIAVLGAMMIDREAVGRVLEILDADCFYHERHAVIFKTMLTMFERGVTIDLITLSNELQRAGLLEVVGGTLPLTEISLQTVSAANVEHHARIVLERFLKRKLIWVSSSIINDAYDDTTDALEEVDRAEQRIFEVAERRTRRSYADMHRLTKHAVERILVMADGSGSGITGVPTGYTQLDEMLSGFQKSDLIIIAARPSMGKTAFALSLARNAAREGKAVGIFSLEMAAHQIVLRLISAETEIGLHTLRSGRLTELQRRTLVNRLDRLKDSRMYIDDSAGLTPVEFRAKCRRMKSEHNIDVVFVDYMQLMHVQKAESREREISMISHTLKAVAKELDIPVIALSQLNRSLEARSDKRPILSDLRDSGSIEQDADVVMFIHRPDYFRSPDGATDDPANENMAEIIIGKQRNGPTGDVKLYYKKENATFLNPMINPNTFSNAGDGF; this is translated from the coding sequence ATGGGAACCACTCCAACTCCTGAACAACCTCAACGATTACGCGTACTTCCACTCGAGCCATCGGGCGGACGCGTGCCACCACATTCTACCGAAGCCGAGATTGCTGTGCTCGGCGCCATGATGATAGACCGTGAGGCGGTAGGCAGAGTGCTTGAAATCCTGGATGCCGACTGTTTCTACCACGAGCGGCATGCAGTGATTTTTAAAACCATGCTTACAATGTTCGAGCGCGGCGTTACCATTGACCTGATCACACTGAGCAACGAGCTTCAGCGGGCAGGCTTGCTTGAAGTGGTAGGTGGAACCCTGCCGCTGACCGAGATTTCGCTGCAGACTGTTTCGGCAGCCAATGTTGAACACCATGCCAGAATTGTCCTGGAACGATTTCTAAAACGTAAACTTATTTGGGTCTCGTCGTCCATCATTAACGATGCGTATGACGATACCACCGATGCCCTGGAAGAAGTTGACCGTGCCGAACAGCGCATCTTTGAAGTTGCAGAACGCCGGACCCGACGGTCGTACGCTGATATGCACCGGCTTACGAAGCATGCCGTAGAACGTATCCTGGTGATGGCCGACGGCAGTGGGTCAGGCATCACGGGCGTTCCCACGGGCTATACCCAGCTCGACGAAATGCTGTCAGGCTTTCAGAAGAGCGATTTGATTATCATTGCGGCCCGCCCCTCCATGGGTAAGACTGCATTTGCACTGTCACTGGCCCGAAATGCAGCGCGCGAAGGAAAAGCAGTTGGCATTTTCTCCCTTGAAATGGCTGCCCACCAGATTGTTCTGCGCCTGATCAGCGCCGAAACCGAAATTGGTTTGCATACACTGCGGAGCGGGAGGCTTACCGAGTTACAGCGCCGAACCCTGGTGAACAGGCTGGATAGGCTTAAGGACAGCAGGATGTATATCGACGACAGTGCCGGACTCACACCGGTAGAGTTCCGGGCTAAATGCCGCCGAATGAAGAGCGAGCACAACATTGATGTTGTTTTTGTTGACTATATGCAGTTGATGCATGTTCAGAAAGCCGAAAGCAGAGAACGCGAAATCTCAATGATCAGTCATACCCTCAAGGCTGTTGCCAAGGAACTTGATATTCCCGTAATTGCACTCTCGCAGCTAAACAGGTCACTGGAGGCACGCAGCGATAAGCGTCCGATTTTGTCTGACCTTCGCGACTCAGGTTCGATTGAACAAGACGCAGATGTTGTTATGTTTATACACCGCCCCGATTACTTCCGTAGTCCCGACGGTGCAACCGACGATCCGGCAAATGAGAATATGGCGGAGATTATCATTGGTAAACAACGGAACGGACCAACAGGCGATGTGAAGTTGTACTACAAGAAAGAGAATGCAACCTTCCTGAATCCGATGATTAATCCGAACACCTTCAGTAATGCCGGCGATGGTTTTTAA
- a CDS encoding Gfo/Idh/MocA family oxidoreductase produces the protein MVNVILVGAGNIAQSIHLPVLTEMPKVKVQAIVDRQIAKAKLVAEKHAIPYAFRSLTEALKLPDIHGVVITSSTDAHCEHALESIAAGKAVFIERPAARTMDETVQIKMAADAAGTMVMVGMNHRFRQDVAMMKNAIDRGEIGKLFYIKAGWVKQRSNDSRWMASSDKSGGGVLMDLGVSVVDLILHVLDFSKVRSVTASTFNQETKAVEDIAIAMLQFQDGAVATIEASWSLMRTEDLYYCNVFGKKGSVYMNPFKLVKKDGATFSTTHPAPTRHQQSLYRKSYEAELRHFVSAIQGIIPPVSSISDAVERMRIIDALYASASLNREIVIP, from the coding sequence ATGGTTAACGTTATACTTGTTGGTGCCGGAAACATTGCACAAAGCATCCATCTGCCTGTGTTAACAGAAATGCCCAAGGTAAAGGTGCAGGCAATTGTTGACAGGCAAATCGCCAAAGCAAAACTGGTTGCCGAAAAGCACGCCATACCGTATGCATTCCGATCACTCACCGAAGCCCTGAAGTTGCCGGATATTCACGGTGTGGTTATTACAAGCAGTACCGACGCACACTGCGAGCATGCACTGGAAAGCATTGCTGCCGGCAAGGCCGTTTTTATTGAACGTCCGGCGGCACGCACCATGGATGAGACTGTACAGATTAAAATGGCTGCCGACGCAGCCGGAACAATGGTGATGGTTGGTATGAACCACCGGTTCCGTCAGGACGTAGCGATGATGAAAAATGCTATTGACCGCGGCGAAATTGGTAAGCTCTTCTATATCAAGGCAGGCTGGGTAAAACAGCGGAGCAATGACTCACGATGGATGGCAAGTTCTGACAAGAGTGGCGGTGGTGTACTCATGGATTTGGGAGTGAGTGTTGTTGACCTGATCTTGCATGTGCTGGACTTCAGCAAGGTACGCAGCGTTACGGCTAGCACGTTTAACCAGGAAACCAAGGCAGTTGAAGATATTGCCATTGCAATGCTTCAATTTCAGGACGGTGCCGTTGCTACAATTGAAGCCAGCTGGTCACTCATGCGTACGGAAGATCTGTATTACTGCAATGTTTTTGGGAAAAAGGGTAGCGTGTACATGAATCCGTTTAAGCTGGTAAAGAAGGACGGGGCCACGTTCAGCACCACCCATCCGGCGCCCACCCGGCACCAGCAGTCTCTGTACCGCAAATCGTACGAGGCGGAGCTGCGCCACTTCGTCTCTGCTATCCAGGGGATTATTCCGCCGGTAAGCTCAATCAGCGATGCCGTGGAGCGCATGCGCATTATTGATGCTCTGTATGCGAGTGCCTCGCTGAACCGCGAAATTGTGATACCGTAG
- a CDS encoding glycosyltransferase family 9 protein has product MNGTNTNPDPAPESILVIRLSSLGDVILATPVIRQLQRTYPDAIIDVAVREQYGMVYTSNPRVRRVWNVAPSVTADSDMDNWKLAMLDTVPGGRYDLVVDLQNNVASTAVRHGLGMHTVKYPKFRMQKLAMVWLKKFPSATTHVIDRYRMALANYPLALDTDGPELWLPEERASGVYKPDPSRRMHGEQPATGTLEGLQIGISPGARHFTKRWPAESYGQLCAQLVRMGARVMLVGGTADTDACNRVANVAGVPVQRADGATTLDATVRALDACDVLVGNDSAVMHMAAARRIPTIAIFGSSVRELGFTPYGVRYHIVEYNIRCRPCSHIGRQRCPQKHFKCMLMTTPNQVMQAILKLV; this is encoded by the coding sequence ATGAACGGTACCAATACAAATCCGGACCCTGCACCGGAGTCAATTCTGGTTATCCGGCTCAGCTCACTCGGCGACGTCATATTAGCAACACCGGTGATCAGACAGTTGCAGCGTACCTATCCGGATGCAATCATCGATGTAGCAGTACGCGAGCAGTACGGCATGGTGTACACCAGCAATCCCCGGGTGCGTCGCGTATGGAATGTTGCGCCCAGTGTAACGGCCGACAGTGACATGGATAACTGGAAGCTGGCTATGCTTGACACGGTTCCCGGAGGGCGGTACGACCTGGTTGTTGACCTGCAGAACAATGTTGCAAGCACCGCCGTACGGCATGGGCTGGGCATGCATACCGTCAAGTACCCAAAGTTCAGAATGCAGAAACTGGCAATGGTCTGGCTTAAAAAATTCCCGTCGGCAACCACCCACGTTATTGACCGTTACAGAATGGCGCTTGCCAACTACCCGCTGGCCTTAGACACAGATGGTCCTGAACTCTGGCTTCCCGAAGAACGCGCATCCGGTGTGTACAAGCCCGACCCTTCCAGGCGCATGCATGGTGAACAGCCGGCAACCGGCACTCTTGAGGGATTGCAGATTGGCATCTCGCCCGGAGCCCGCCACTTTACCAAACGCTGGCCTGCCGAAAGCTATGGGCAGTTGTGTGCGCAGCTTGTTCGGATGGGTGCCCGTGTTATGCTGGTGGGAGGCACAGCGGATACTGACGCGTGTAACCGGGTTGCGAACGTAGCAGGTGTACCCGTGCAGCGTGCTGACGGCGCAACAACACTCGATGCAACCGTTCGGGCGTTAGACGCCTGTGATGTGTTGGTTGGTAATGACAGCGCAGTCATGCACATGGCCGCAGCCCGCAGAATACCAACCATTGCAATTTTCGGCAGCAGCGTTCGTGAACTTGGTTTTACCCCCTATGGTGTGCGTTATCACATTGTTGAGTACAATATTCGCTGCAGACCCTGCAGCCATATTGGCCGGCAGCGATGTCCGCAAAAGCACTTTAAGTGCATGCTGATGACTACTCCCAACCAGGTGATGCAGGCCATACTGAAGCTGGTATGA
- a CDS encoding STAS domain-containing protein, whose translation MRFSVDHDGELVIFTIKEPLLDSSIAAEVKHELLIICQPEVKALVIDLSRVQLCDTQGLSALLLANRQMNENEGFLILVGVQGQVKSLIDISRLSDKLEIRDTVQDAVQWLSEE comes from the coding sequence ATGCGATTTTCCGTAGATCATGATGGCGAGCTTGTCATCTTTACCATCAAAGAACCGTTGCTGGACAGTTCGATTGCCGCCGAAGTAAAACACGAGCTGCTGATTATCTGTCAGCCCGAAGTGAAGGCCCTGGTCATCGATCTGTCCAGGGTGCAACTGTGCGATACGCAGGGTCTCTCGGCGCTCCTGTTAGCCAACCGGCAGATGAACGAGAACGAAGGATTCCTGATTCTGGTTGGCGTGCAAGGACAGGTTAAGTCACTGATTGACATTTCACGGTTGTCAGACAAGCTGGAAATCAGAGATACGGTACAAGATGCCGTCCAATGGCTGTCCGAGGAATGA
- a CDS encoding NADH-quinone oxidoreductase subunit C yields MENAFSTIISTVRAVYPKAEAVEHHGDLTMFVDTDSLIDVLTELRDSPATAMNMLVDITAVDKNTSPDRYDVVYFLTSLIHKTRVRVKVRVRDDRMHLPTAVEIWESANWYERETYDMYGVIFDGHPDLRRFYMPEDFMDENSEQLYPLRKDFPLMGIPGSLPLPPKEER; encoded by the coding sequence ATGGAAAACGCTTTTAGCACAATCATTTCAACGGTTCGTGCCGTGTATCCCAAAGCAGAAGCAGTAGAGCATCATGGTGACTTAACCATGTTTGTTGATACCGATTCGCTGATTGACGTGTTAACCGAATTGCGCGATTCACCGGCAACGGCAATGAATATGCTGGTGGACATTACGGCGGTTGACAAAAACACATCACCAGACCGGTATGACGTTGTGTACTTTCTTACCTCGCTCATCCATAAAACCCGTGTACGGGTTAAAGTACGCGTCCGCGATGACCGTATGCACCTGCCAACGGCTGTGGAAATATGGGAAAGCGCCAACTGGTACGAGCGTGAAACGTACGACATGTACGGCGTGATCTTTGACGGTCACCCCGACCTCCGCCGGTTTTACATGCCGGAGGATTTTATGGATGAGAACAGTGAACAGTTATATCCCTTACGCAAGGATTTCCCGCTGATGGGTATCCCCGGCTCCCTGCCGCTGCCTCCCAAGGAAGAACGGTAG
- a CDS encoding SET domain-containing protein, producing the protein MNKHAIQVTARCSYKGRNGRCQRKTTITHPYCAQHTRMVLGVSVRKSQIPNAGLGLFAEKSFKTGDYVAQYSGEIISVEEYDKRYSDDAMGSYGVELDSKRVIDACRSDSGVARYACDYHGSGKKPNVEYVADDEKDEVWLVAIRPIKKGDEILSDYGDDMHRAMGI; encoded by the coding sequence ATGAACAAACATGCAATCCAGGTTACGGCCCGTTGTTCGTACAAAGGCAGGAACGGACGCTGTCAGCGCAAAACCACCATCACCCATCCATACTGCGCTCAACACACCCGGATGGTGCTGGGCGTTAGCGTCCGCAAAAGCCAAATCCCCAATGCCGGTCTGGGCCTCTTTGCCGAAAAGAGCTTTAAAACCGGTGACTACGTAGCGCAGTACAGCGGCGAGATAATCTCCGTTGAAGAATATGATAAACGCTACAGCGATGATGCCATGGGATCGTACGGCGTGGAGTTGGACAGTAAGCGTGTTATTGACGCATGCCGCAGTGACTCAGGTGTTGCCAGGTATGCCTGTGACTACCATGGCTCAGGCAAAAAACCAAATGTTGAATACGTTGCCGATGATGAGAAGGACGAAGTCTGGCTGGTTGCAATACGGCCGATAAAGAAGGGTGACGAAATACTGTCGGACTACGGTGACGACATGCACCGTGCGATGGGCATATAG